A stretch of the Aminipila terrae genome encodes the following:
- a CDS encoding glycosyltransferase yields MKKILYVASSYGHILSFHIPYIRELHEMGFQVHVAAAGAFENTESLDIPKIPVPFEKKMLSPRNAACTLQLIKLIKKERYDIISVHTTLAAFYVRMAVMLIRGTKPKVINTVHGYLFDYNTPILKRSILLWAEKLTRPATDILVVMNQQDYEIAEKNHLYKDQLFKIPGFGIDTERFSKKKVEEKLLLFYKINNGNKNVMAANDMKAIRRTERLKFGIEENDTVLIYAAEFSKRKNQKMLIEAMMKLPQNVKLLLAGRGERLEECQRLSEQLKLNSEATEGMNSEYRNRILFLGHVKNLEDYYYISDICVSASRIEGLPFNIMEAMSMGLPIVATNVKGHQDLIEPGINGYLFQFNDINGFKDIIYHLLSEKTSKSFGGTNVTQEFPKQVQEKYVNMSENNINKVQQYKLDDVIENIINIYKIENEI; encoded by the coding sequence ATGAAAAAAATACTTTATGTGGCGTCAAGCTATGGCCACATACTTAGCTTTCATATACCCTATATAAGAGAACTGCATGAAATGGGATTTCAAGTACATGTAGCGGCGGCTGGAGCTTTTGAAAACACAGAGTCATTAGATATACCAAAGATACCTGTGCCCTTTGAGAAGAAGATGCTTTCACCTAGAAATGCAGCATGCACTCTTCAGCTTATTAAACTTATAAAAAAGGAGCGGTATGATATCATAAGTGTACATACAACTTTAGCTGCTTTTTATGTACGAATGGCAGTAATGCTTATAAGAGGAACAAAGCCTAAAGTAATAAATACAGTTCATGGGTATTTATTTGATTATAATACTCCTATACTTAAGAGAAGTATCCTTCTTTGGGCAGAAAAACTCACCAGGCCAGCAACGGATATACTAGTGGTTATGAATCAGCAGGATTATGAGATAGCAGAGAAAAATCATTTATATAAAGATCAATTATTTAAAATCCCCGGATTTGGGATTGATACAGAGCGGTTCTCAAAGAAAAAAGTTGAAGAGAAGCTTCTTCTCTTCTATAAGATTAATAATGGTAATAAAAATGTCATGGCGGCAAATGACATGAAGGCAATCCGAAGAACAGAACGGCTAAAGTTTGGGATTGAGGAAAATGATACCGTTTTAATCTATGCAGCGGAGTTCTCCAAGAGAAAAAACCAGAAAATGCTTATAGAAGCTATGATGAAGCTTCCCCAAAATGTTAAGCTACTCTTGGCAGGCAGAGGAGAACGGTTAGAAGAATGCCAGAGATTGTCTGAACAATTGAAGCTGAATTCAGAAGCTACGGAAGGCATGAATTCAGAATATCGAAATAGAATTTTATTTCTGGGACATGTAAAAAACCTGGAGGATTATTACTATATATCGGATATATGTGTGTCGGCCAGTAGAATTGAGGGACTACCCTTTAACATTATGGAGGCTATGTCTATGGGATTGCCTATAGTAGCAACAAATGTGAAAGGTCATCAGGATTTGATTGAACCTGGAATAAATGGTTATTTATTTCAGTTCAATGATATAAATGGATTTAAAGACATAATTTATCATCTACTTAGTGAAAAGACCAGTAAGAGTTTTGGCGGAACTAATGTCACTCAAGAATTCCCAAAACAAGTACAGGAAAAGTATGTAAATATGTCAGAAAACAATATTAATAAAGTACAGCAATATAAACTTGATGATGTAATAGAAAATATTATTAACATCTATAAAATTGAAAATGAAATTTAA